Sequence from the Aquimarina sp. Aq107 genome:
TTCACTAAGATCAACTGTCTGAAAAGGTATACCCAGTTTTTCTGCTACAAGTAAAGCATCATTACTATCATCTAACCATGGACATTCGTCAGAAATAGTAACAGAATCATCGTGCCAATTTTTCATAAAAAGACCTATCACTTCATATCCTTGTTCCTTTAAAAGATATGCCGCTACACTTGAATCTACTCCTCCTGATAAACCTACAATAACCCTTTTCATTACCAACGCTTTCTTTACTTAATATCTTCAAAAAATGAAGAAATCTTTATTTTAAAAATTATCTGCAAAAATAATAAATAAAAAAAGCAATGCTTATGCATTGCTCTAAGGTTTTATCTATCTATCGATTCTAAAAATTGATACTATGAACCTGTTTTTCCAAGAGGAAATGTTTTCTGTTCTAATAACTTCCCATTTTCATAATAATTCCACACTCCATCTTTACGGTCCCTTTTATAAGTACCCTCTATTTTAACTTTTCCCTTTACATCATAGTATTTAGTAATTCCATGTAATTGGTCATCTACATAAGTAAACTCCTTAATTAAAACTCCTTTCTGGGAATATACTATTCGTTTACCTTGCTTTTTACCGTTAGTATAAATTATTTTTTCGGTTAGCTGACCATTTTCAAAATATGTTTTCTGTTCTCCATCTAATTTTCCAGCTTTATATTCTTCAGTCATCATTATTTCAGAGGATCCTTTATGATAATAAGTCCATACTCCAACTCTTTGCTTACCAAACATTTTTCCTTTACTAATAACCTTTCCTTTAACAGTAAAGTATTTTATTTGCACACTATCACTATCGGAAGAAAAAACTTTAATAGCTGTTGGCATTTTTCCACTATTTGGTTTATAAAACTTAAACTCTCCAACTTCTTTGCCGTGATCGAAAGTTCCTTCATAGCGAAGTTGATCACTATTCTCATATTTCTTTTGCCATTTTCCATGTCTCTTACCATCTGCATCAAAAGAGTTAAACTTCTGAGCATATCCTATAGCGGTTATGTAAGTAAAAACGAAAAACAAAAATCTATTTCGCATGGTTTTATTTCATTTTTAGTAATTTGATAATCCAAAAAACATACCAATATTCATCAAAAATATAATCAAAAGAAAATATTTTATTTTTTTATCTAAAAAAATCCTACAAAAAAAACATTAAAACTTCTAAAAAAACAACTAACTAATCTCAAAACCACACCTTGTTAACTTTTGTTTAACAAATTATTGAAAATATATGAAATAAATACTCCGTTAGCTTATCTGAACAAATTTTAACTTTTAAAACTCAAAAAAATGAAAATTATTTCAAAAATCACCAATGCTATTGTTATAACAGCATTAATTTTAACAGCTTCTTCTTGTGGCGATGATGATGATGGTAATGTTATCATACCCACAGATGATAATATAGTTGCTATCGCAACTGCAGACTCAGATTTATCTTTATTGGTAACAGCTCTTGCTGCTGCAGATGGAGATTTAGTATCTATACTTAATGGCAGTGGACCATTTACCGTTTTGGCTCCAACAAATACAGCTATACAAGCCTTTCTAACCGCGAACAATTATGCAGATATTAGCGCTGTCCCAACAGATGAATTACAACAAATCTTATTAAATCACGTAATTCCTGGAGAAGTTAGTTCCACTACACTTACTAACAATGTAGCTGGTTATACTGAAACTTCTTCAACCGCTGGCCCTAATGGATCAACCATTAGTATGTACTACAATACTACAAATGGTGTTGTTTTTAATGGAGGTGCAACTGTAAGCACACCAGATATTGCAGCATCTAACGGTATAATTCATAAAATAGACGCAGTAATTGGTTTACCTGATGTAACCACTTTTGCTACAGCAGATCCTAATTTCTCAAGATTGGTAGAAGCTTTAACCGCTTATAGTTTTGACTATGTTACTACGTTACAAGGAGATGGTCCTTTTACAGTTTTCGCTCCAAATAACGCTGCTTTTGATGCTTTACTAGATGTTAATACCGACTGGACTGTTCCTGGAGATATTGAT
This genomic interval carries:
- a CDS encoding toxin-antitoxin system YwqK family antitoxin — encoded protein: MRNRFLFFVFTYITAIGYAQKFNSFDADGKRHGKWQKKYENSDQLRYEGTFDHGKEVGEFKFYKPNSGKMPTAIKVFSSDSDSVQIKYFTVKGKVISKGKMFGKQRVGVWTYYHKGSSEIMMTEEYKAGKLDGEQKTYFENGQLTEKIIYTNGKKQGKRIVYSQKGVLIKEFTYVDDQLHGITKYYDVKGKVKIEGTYKRDRKDGVWNYYENGKLLEQKTFPLGKTGS
- a CDS encoding fasciclin domain-containing protein, encoding MKIISKITNAIVITALILTASSCGDDDDGNVIIPTDDNIVAIATADSDLSLLVTALAAADGDLVSILNGSGPFTVLAPTNTAIQAFLTANNYADISAVPTDELQQILLNHVIPGEVSSTTLTNNVAGYTETSSTAGPNGSTISMYYNTTNGVVFNGGATVSTPDIAASNGIIHKIDAVIGLPDVTTFATADPNFSRLVEALTAYSFDYVTTLQGDGPFTVFAPNNAAFDALLDVNTDWTVPGDIDETVLTDALNLHVVPSTNIRETDLVDGNLTTLSKEITVDATAKTIRLDGNDAASASTIIFTDVQATNGVIHVIDEVLLDLPSINPN